One Thermodesulfobacteriota bacterium genomic window carries:
- a CDS encoding ABC transporter ATP-binding protein gives MQLLRRLGAYFLPYWKHIAASLLCMAVVGATAGVTAWLVKPVLDDIFIRHDAWKLKILPVGLLALYLVKGGCRYLQSYLMRWVGENVVLRMRRDLLGSLQRRELAFYDRNPTGALIARVTNDVGLMQRAIPDLIQMLRQGFTVVGLLVVLFLRDWKLALVGVAVFPLAAYPVRRISTLMRRYARKGQERIGEISNVLQESFSGIEVVKTFRREGAQVRRFDEEAEKLRRVHLKSARVNEATAPLMEFLGAAGAALIIWYGGSQVLAGTTTPGSFFSFLTALFLLYDPLKRAGSLNNSFQQALAAGERVFGVMDEPPAPCELGGGRELGGPVEEVSFDGVRFAYEAGGPEVLQGVSLRAARGQVVALVGPSGGGKSTLLKLLPRFYDPTGGTVRINGVDLREYTLESLRGAVAVVTQDTFLFHDTVRRNLLVGRPDATDAEVEAAARAAHAHGFISALPQGYETPVGERGDLLSGGQKQRLAIARALLKDAPILVLDEATSALDSESEREVQAALEELMKRRTTFVIAHRLSTVRHADLILVVREGRVVEQGTHEALLARSGEYARLCAAQFRGEGGGDPDG, from the coding sequence TTGCAACTCCTCCGGCGCCTGGGCGCCTACTTCCTGCCGTACTGGAAGCACATCGCCGCGTCCCTCCTGTGCATGGCGGTGGTCGGGGCGACGGCGGGGGTGACGGCGTGGCTCGTCAAGCCGGTGCTCGACGACATCTTCATCCGCCACGACGCCTGGAAGCTCAAGATCCTGCCCGTGGGGCTCCTGGCCCTGTACCTGGTCAAGGGGGGTTGCCGCTACCTCCAGTCCTACCTCATGCGGTGGGTCGGCGAGAACGTGGTGCTGCGCATGCGCCGGGACCTCCTGGGGAGCCTCCAGCGCCGCGAGCTCGCGTTCTACGACCGAAACCCCACGGGCGCCCTGATCGCCCGGGTCACCAACGACGTGGGGCTCATGCAGCGGGCCATCCCCGACCTCATCCAGATGCTGCGCCAGGGGTTCACCGTGGTGGGGCTCCTGGTGGTGCTCTTCCTGCGGGATTGGAAGCTCGCCCTGGTGGGGGTGGCGGTCTTCCCCCTGGCCGCCTACCCCGTGCGCCGCATCAGCACCCTCATGCGCCGCTACGCCCGCAAGGGCCAGGAGCGCATCGGAGAGATCTCCAACGTGCTCCAGGAGTCCTTCTCGGGGATCGAGGTGGTGAAGACCTTCCGGCGCGAGGGCGCCCAGGTGCGCCGGTTCGACGAAGAAGCCGAGAAGCTGCGCCGGGTGCACCTGAAGAGCGCGCGGGTCAACGAGGCCACGGCTCCCCTGATGGAGTTCCTGGGGGCCGCGGGGGCGGCCCTCATCATCTGGTACGGGGGCAGCCAGGTCCTGGCGGGTACGACCACCCCGGGGAGCTTCTTCAGCTTCCTCACCGCGCTCTTCCTCCTCTACGACCCCCTCAAGCGCGCCGGAAGCCTCAACAACTCCTTCCAGCAGGCCCTGGCGGCGGGGGAGCGGGTCTTTGGGGTCATGGACGAGCCCCCCGCCCCCTGCGAGCTCGGCGGGGGCCGGGAGCTCGGGGGCCCCGTGGAGGAAGTGTCCTTCGACGGGGTGCGGTTCGCCTACGAGGCCGGGGGGCCCGAGGTCCTCCAGGGGGTGAGCTTGCGGGCCGCCCGGGGGCAGGTGGTGGCCCTGGTGGGCCCCAGCGGCGGGGGCAAGTCCACCCTCCTCAAGCTCCTGCCCCGCTTCTACGACCCCACCGGAGGGACGGTGCGGATCAACGGCGTGGACCTGCGGGAGTACACCCTGGAGAGCCTGCGCGGCGCGGTGGCGGTGGTTACCCAGGACACCTTCCTCTTCCACGACACCGTGCGGCGAAACCTGCTGGTCGGGCGCCCCGATGCGACCGACGCCGAGGTGGAGGCCGCGGCCCGGGCGGCCCACGCCCACGGCTTCATCTCGGCCCTGCCCCAGGGGTACGAGACGCCGGTGGGGGAACGGGGCGACCTCTTGAGCGGAGGCCAGAAGCAGCGGCTGGCGATCGCCCGGGCGCTCCTCAAGGACGCGCCGATCCTGGTCCTCGACGAGGCCACCAGCGCGCTGGATTCCGAGTCGGAGCGGGAGGTGCAGGCGGCCCTGGAAGAGCTGATGAAGCGCCGCACCACCTTCGTCATCGCCCACCGCCTCTCGACCGTGCGCCACGCCGACCTCATCCTGGTCGTGCGCGAGGGCCGGGTGGTGGAGCAGGGCACCCACGAAGCGCTCCTGGCCCGCAGCGGGGAGTACGCGCGGCTGTGCGCCGCCCAGTTTCGGGGAGAGGGGGGCGGGGACCCCGATGGGTGA
- a CDS encoding lysophospholipid acyltransferase family protein codes for MGERTLALAASLGRGYLRLLQATCRFREEGAREPVAEARTAGPRLWAFWHNRLLGPLIPYRNQGAGVVISQSRDGELITRIVEGFGYVGLRGSSSRGGSQALRALLAHLRSGHDVAFTPDGPRGPRYTVQPGLAYLAAKTGWPVAPVGVAYSRKAVFRSWDRFQLPLPFATVLLHLGELLYLAAGTPEEEGAEAIRRALEAATAAADARLGVHSP; via the coding sequence ATGGGTGAACGGACGCTGGCCCTGGCGGCGAGCCTGGGGCGGGGATACCTGCGGCTCCTCCAGGCCACGTGCCGCTTCCGGGAGGAAGGCGCCCGGGAGCCGGTGGCGGAGGCCCGGACCGCGGGCCCTCGACTCTGGGCGTTCTGGCACAACCGCCTCCTGGGGCCCCTGATTCCCTACCGCAACCAGGGGGCAGGAGTCGTGATCAGCCAGAGCCGCGACGGGGAGCTCATCACCCGCATCGTGGAGGGATTCGGGTACGTGGGGCTGCGGGGTTCCTCGAGCCGGGGGGGCTCCCAGGCACTTCGGGCGCTGCTGGCCCACCTGCGCTCCGGGCATGACGTGGCCTTCACCCCCGACGGTCCCCGGGGCCCGCGCTACACGGTGCAGCCGGGCCTCGCGTACCTGGCCGCCAAGACGGGGTGGCCCGTGGCCCCCGTGGGGGTGGCCTACTCCCGCAAGGCGGTCTTCCGCTCCTGGGACCGGTTCCAGCTGCCCCTGCCCTTTGCGACGGTGCTCCTCCACTTGGGGGAGCTCCTGTACCTGGCCGCGGGAACGCCGGAAGAGGAGGGCGCCGAGGCGATCCGCCGGGCCCTGGAGGCGGCCACCGCGGCGGCGGACGCCCGCCTGGGAGTGCACTCCCCGTGA